Proteins encoded by one window of Atribacterota bacterium:
- a CDS encoding cysteine hydrolase: MKEHQVLLVIDMQNEGLLNRDVFNKYELINNVNSIIDFFHKNKKPVFFIQHSNKSFLKANTDGWKIYEALHLSKEDKIVNKRNINVFREQHFLSLLEEYRIEEAIITGLVSNGCINAACLGGLDMGISVTLISDGHSTFCKNAEKVVSKYNLQLEKQGVRVIPALKWLRIQL; this comes from the coding sequence ATGAAAGAACATCAGGTTTTGCTGGTAATTGATATGCAAAATGAAGGTTTGTTAAATAGGGATGTGTTTAATAAATATGAGCTAATAAATAATGTAAATAGTATAATAGATTTTTTTCACAAGAATAAAAAACCTGTATTTTTTATTCAACATTCCAATAAATCATTTTTAAAAGCAAACACTGATGGTTGGAAAATTTATGAAGCTTTGCATTTATCCAAGGAGGATAAAATTGTAAATAAGAGGAATATAAATGTTTTTCGAGAACAGCATTTTTTGTCTTTGCTTGAGGAATACAGGATAGAAGAGGCTATTATAACAGGATTAGTTTCTAATGGGTGTATTAATGCGGCCTGTCTTGGTGGGTTAGATATGGGAATTTCTGTAACATTAATTAGTGATGGGCATAGCACCTTTTGCAAGAATGCAGAAAAGGTTGTCTCAAAATATAATTTACAGCTGGAAAAGCAGGGAGTAAGGGTAATTCCTGCCCTAAAATGGTTAAGAATACAATTATAG